One Sporosarcina sp. ANT_H38 genomic window, TTGGGAAGAAAGAATAGCTGGCTTTTCTCTATGGTTTTTTTCTTATTTATTATAAAGAAGTGTCACTTTCTAATAGACAACACAAGCTTAAATGCATAATCTTTACTAAAAGTAAGCAAGGAGTAAATTGTACAAAGTACAAGAGTGCCCGAAATTATATCTTCGGGCACTTACAATTTCTATAGAAACTCAGCTATTCTTTTCTTCCAAAACAACCGCATTTTTCACTTGAACATTGGAGGAACGCGACAGGCAACTATTCACAACAGGATTACTGAAAAAAGTGTGGCTAGAAGTGACGGAGTCACTTCTAGCCACACTAGGACAGCCCAGTAAATCTGTCATGAATATTTCGCCGAGAGCGAGCCGGAAATGGACCAGTAAAAATAGAGTTTATCAAACCCTCCACACCAGTATTTTATGCAAATAAATGGTTAATCTACAGACGTATTATTTTAAAATAAAATTTCCTGTTACAGGATTATGATCACTGTTCTCGAAGCTCAGATCATGCCCCTTCACACTCACAATCTCGATATTCGGGGACACGAGAAAGCCATCAATGACTGCAAGGAAATTCACATCTTTCTCATAAGGTATATCTAGTGTTCTCACGCTTGGCGTAGTTGGATCATTGGCCCATTGAAAACCTTCAGCGCTAAAGCTATCCGGAAATGATTGCAGCCATTCCGGCCACTCCTGCTGGGATTTAAAGTTCTTCGGGTCTGTTCCTGGGAGCGAATGATTCCAGTCACCGCCAATCATGAGATAACTCCCCTTCTCAATCTCCTGGCTAATGTAGTTCTCTAGAAAATCCAGTTGTTGTTTGCGAATTTCCCCTCCCTTGTCAAAGGCCGACAAATGTAGATTAATAAGGACTAATTCCTTACCATTGTCTACTGGAAATCTACTTGCAATAAAAGCACGGTCTAGCTCCATTTGCTGCACAGGCCAGCTTTCCTTTCCAGGCAGATCGAATCGAGTATGTGATGTACTTTGAAACGTAGACAAGGTAAGTAATCCGCTATGTACCGAACCCATCGGATGCAAAACAGGAACGGGTACCCAAGGCACTTTATAGTTAAGCGCAAACGTTTGGCTGTATTCTGGTAGTAAGTTAGCTAGTTCATCGACTTCGTTGATGTGGTCGCTACGTGAGGAGTTTATATCGACCTCCTGCAGTACATAAAGATTTGATCGGGTTTCTTTGAGAATAGCAGCAATTGAAGATAGATTCTCTTTTGTTTGCAGTTTGCTGCTAGAACGAGACATTGTTCCACCATCCATGAAGAAATCCTGCCCCTGATCAAGCCCGGCATAACCAATATTGAAGGTAGTAGCTGTGAATGGTTCACCTTGCTT contains:
- a CDS encoding endonuclease/exonuclease/phosphatase family protein, encoding MIKRSLKIVGWIALIPVLICTLFLIYVTVVDYKPPVQVQLDTDNNKGNELKQGEPFTATTFNIGYAGLDQGQDFFMDGGTMSRSSSKLQTKENLSSIAAILKETRSNLYVLQEVDINSSRSDHINEVDELANLLPEYSQTFALNYKVPWVPVPVLHPMGSVHSGLLTLSTFQSTSHTRFDLPGKESWPVQQMELDRAFIASRFPVDNGKELVLINLHLSAFDKGGEIRKQQLDFLENYISQEIEKGSYLMIGGDWNHSLPGTDPKNFKSQQEWPEWLQSFPDSFSAEGFQWANDPTTPSVRTLDIPYEKDVNFLAVIDGFLVSPNIEIVSVKGHDLSFENSDHNPVTGNFILK